One Solanum lycopersicum chromosome 2, SLM_r2.1 genomic region harbors:
- the LOC138341973 gene encoding uncharacterized protein: MLRAWKNDFRANWDDHLLEFSYNNSYHSNIGMARFDARYGRRCRSPIGWFEIDNRKHLLEFNVGDHVYLKISPMKVVMTISRKGRLRLKYVGPYDILKHVGEVAYELALPAELASVHPVIHVSM; encoded by the exons atgttgagagcgtGGAAGAATGACTTCAGAGCTAACTGGGATGACCATTTGCTAGagttctcatataataatagttatcactccaaCATTGGGATGGCACGGTTTGATGCAcggtatggtaggaggtgtagatctcctattgggtggtttgagatTG acaacagaaagCATCTCTTAGAATTTAATGTTGGTGACCAtgtttacttgaagatatcgcCTATGAAAGTGGTGATGACAATTAGTCGAAAAGGGAGGCTGAGACTGAAGTATGTGGGGCCATATGATATCCTAAAGCATGTGGgtgaggtggcttatgagttagcattgcctgcggagctagcttctgtcCATCCAGTCATTCATGTCTCCATGTag
- the LOC138341975 gene encoding uncharacterized protein — protein MLKNLSINVHLVEALDKMPGYAKFMKDLVTKKRSVTFEGDDRMQNCSCIAIRSLVQKKEDPGAFSIPCTVGSLHFLKALCDLWASINLMPLSIYKNLGLGDPKPTSMRLLIVDRTVKRPIGILHDVLVKVKSFIFSAYFVILDCVVDFKVPIILGRQFLAMGRALVDMEKGPMQFWLNNEEATFYICRSIRQCGELQPVSAISYKEKMKKDYDLKSEKREFRVGYLVFLDNSRLRWLPGKLNSKWTGPYMIIQLFHHGAVELETKDGVRFKVNG, from the coding sequence atgttgaaaaaTCTTTCTATTAATGTCcatttggtagaagctctagacaaaatgcctggttatgccaagtttatgaaagatcttgttacaaagaaaagatcggtcactttcgagggtgatgatagaatgcagaaTTGTAGTTGTATTGCTATAAGATCtcttgtacaaaagaaagaagatccgggtgcgttcagtattccttgtacagttggatCATTACATTTtctgaaagcattatgtgatctttgggcaagcataaatctcatgcccctctcgatttacaagaatttgggtttgggtgacccaaagcccacttcCATGCGGCTACTGATTGtcgatcgaacagtgaaaaggcctatagggatactccatgatgtgctagtaaaagtgaagtcgttcatattttcggcatattttgttattcttgattgtgtaGTCGATTttaaagtgcctattattcttgggaggcaatTCCTTGCTatgggtagagccttagttgatatggaaaaggggccgatgcaattttggttgaacaatgaagaagcgaccttctacatttgtaggtccattaGACAGTGTGGTGAGCTCCAaccggtatctgctatatcctacaaagaaaagatgaagaaggattatgacctaaaaagtgaaaaacgagagtttaggGTTGGGTATTTGGTGTTTTTagacaattctaggttgcgttggcttccgggcaagcttaactccaaatggactggcccttacatGATTATTCAATTATTCcatcatggagcagttgagctAGAAACCAAGGacggagtgcggtttaaggtgaatggataA